In the genome of Flaviflexus ciconiae, one region contains:
- the dhaM gene encoding dihydroxyacetone kinase phosphoryl donor subunit DhaM, whose protein sequence is MSIGVGLVLVSHSDSLAKGLAELASQMAEDVEIVPAGGLDDGSIGTSYEKIEAAITGLRKKGLAVLALTDLGSATMTVEAVLEALEDREIVFEDAPFVEGTIAAAVAAQQGSELWDVAGAATSAAILYAEKLDTTPMSDSGSEDAEGVFKRDAVVADEAGLHARPAAQIAALAGEYDGEILINDAEADSIMSIMALGIKKGETVTVSTQDPKCWAGVDRIAEAIAEGLDK, encoded by the coding sequence GTGAGCATCGGCGTCGGTCTCGTCCTCGTCTCTCATTCCGACTCCCTCGCCAAGGGGCTTGCTGAATTAGCGAGCCAAATGGCAGAGGATGTGGAAATTGTCCCGGCCGGAGGCCTGGATGATGGAAGCATCGGAACGTCGTACGAGAAGATCGAGGCCGCGATCACCGGTCTGAGGAAGAAGGGCCTCGCGGTCCTTGCCCTGACCGACCTGGGATCGGCGACGATGACGGTGGAAGCCGTCCTTGAGGCCCTCGAGGACCGCGAAATCGTCTTCGAGGACGCACCGTTCGTTGAAGGAACGATCGCCGCAGCGGTGGCAGCCCAGCAGGGCTCCGAGCTGTGGGATGTTGCGGGAGCCGCAACCTCCGCAGCTATCCTCTACGCGGAAAAGCTCGACACGACCCCGATGTCGGACTCCGGTAGCGAGGACGCCGAAGGCGTCTTCAAGCGGGACGCCGTTGTTGCTGACGAGGCAGGGCTTCATGCTCGGCCCGCCGCACAGATCGCGGCTCTTGCCGGCGAGTACGACGGTGAGATCCTGATCAACGATGCGGAAGCAGATTCGATCATGTCGATCATGGCTCTCGGGATTAAGAAGGGCGAGACCGTCACCGTTTCCACCCAGGACCCCAAGTGCTGGGCCGGCGTTGACCGGATTGCTGAAGCAATCGCCGAAGGACTCGACAAGTAA
- the dhaL gene encoding dihydroxyacetone kinase subunit DhaL — MTLGKDWAIAWIEGCVKTVSEHREELIELDRAIGDGDHGENLDRGFTAVKSKLSSADVSNSGDVLKLVATTLMSTVGGASGPLLGTAFLRASKEVTADNLGPRDVVAMLEAGLAGIQARGKADEGEKTMVDAWAPAVRAAEKAAKDGLAPEAVLRAAADAAQAGAVATGPLKATKGRASYLGERSIGHRDPGATSSAYLLEEAAKAAEK; from the coding sequence ATGACACTTGGTAAGGATTGGGCAATCGCCTGGATCGAGGGATGCGTCAAGACCGTGTCCGAGCACAGAGAAGAGCTGATCGAGCTTGACCGTGCCATCGGAGACGGCGACCACGGTGAAAACCTCGACCGCGGCTTCACGGCCGTTAAGTCGAAGCTGTCCAGTGCCGATGTGTCGAACTCCGGAGACGTTCTCAAGCTAGTTGCCACGACACTCATGTCGACCGTGGGCGGCGCCTCCGGTCCGCTTTTGGGAACGGCCTTCCTTCGAGCATCGAAGGAAGTAACCGCCGATAACCTTGGACCCCGCGACGTTGTTGCGATGCTGGAAGCTGGCCTCGCCGGCATCCAGGCTCGCGGAAAGGCGGACGAGGGGGAGAAGACCATGGTTGACGCTTGGGCCCCCGCCGTACGCGCAGCCGAGAAGGCCGCCAAGGACGGACTCGCCCCCGAGGCTGTTCTCCGTGCCGCAGCGGATGCTGCTCAGGCCGGTGCCGTCGCAACGGGACCCCTGAAGGCCACGAAGGGACGTGCCTCCTACCTGGGTGAGCGTTCCATCGGTCACCGCGACCCGGGAGCCACCTCGAGCGCCTACCTGCTGGAAGAGGCTGCTAAGGCGGCAGAGAAGTGA
- the dhaK gene encoding dihydroxyacetone kinase subunit DhaK has product MKKLINDPHNVVIESVRGFALAHAEHVTVQEDPMFVARAQEKESGKVALVSGGGSGHEPLHAGFVGHGMLDAAVPGAVFTSPTPDPILAATQAVDRGAGVLHIVKNYTGDVLNFETAAELAEAEDIKVASVVVNDDVAVEDSLYTAGRRGVAGTMLVEKIAGAAAERGDDLEGVTAVAQRVIDNVRSMGVALTACTVPHAGKPSFDLDDDEVEIGIGIHGEPGRHRIPMATADEITDQLLDPVVKDLSLAGGEKVIVLVNGMGGTPLSELYIMYARVAKRLGELNVEVAGSLVGSYITSLEMQGASVTLLKADDEMIELFEAPVNTVAYRKGM; this is encoded by the coding sequence GTGAAAAAGCTCATCAATGATCCACATAATGTCGTCATCGAATCAGTCCGCGGCTTTGCCCTTGCACACGCCGAGCACGTCACGGTCCAAGAGGACCCCATGTTTGTTGCCCGCGCACAGGAGAAGGAGTCCGGCAAGGTCGCTCTTGTCTCCGGTGGCGGCTCGGGCCACGAGCCGCTCCACGCTGGCTTTGTCGGTCACGGCATGCTTGACGCTGCCGTTCCCGGCGCCGTCTTTACCTCGCCCACCCCGGATCCGATCCTGGCTGCAACACAGGCCGTTGACCGCGGGGCTGGCGTCCTCCACATCGTCAAGAACTACACGGGCGACGTTCTCAACTTCGAGACCGCGGCAGAGCTTGCAGAGGCTGAAGACATCAAGGTGGCTTCCGTTGTCGTCAACGACGACGTAGCTGTCGAGGACTCCCTGTACACCGCCGGACGCCGTGGCGTTGCTGGCACCATGCTTGTTGAGAAGATCGCAGGCGCTGCCGCCGAGCGCGGTGACGACCTCGAGGGCGTCACGGCCGTTGCTCAGCGCGTCATCGACAACGTGCGTTCCATGGGCGTGGCACTCACGGCCTGCACGGTTCCGCACGCGGGCAAGCCTTCCTTTGACCTGGATGACGACGAAGTAGAGATCGGCATCGGCATCCACGGTGAGCCGGGACGGCACCGGATCCCCATGGCAACCGCCGATGAGATCACCGACCAGCTTCTCGACCCGGTCGTCAAGGATCTGTCCTTGGCCGGTGGCGAGAAGGTTATCGTCCTCGTCAACGGCATGGGCGGAACCCCACTGTCCGAGCTCTACATCATGTATGCCCGCGTTGCGAAGCGCCTGGGTGAACTGAACGTTGAGGTGGCTGGTAGCCTCGTTGGCTCCTACATCACCAGCTTGGAGATGCAGGGAGCATCGGTCACGCTGCTCAAGGCAGACGATGAGATGATCGAACTGTTTGAAGCCCCCGTTAACACGGTGGCCTACCGAAAGGGAATGTAA
- the ndk gene encoding nucleoside-diphosphate kinase — protein sequence MEQTLLLIKPDGVKRQLTGEVLARVERKGYVMTDLKMVMATEELLSEHYAEHREKPFFPDLVTYMTSGPIVAVIVEGARVIEGIRSLSGSTEPTLAAPGTIRGDLGRDWGTGQIENIVHSSDSPESAAREIGLWFN from the coding sequence ATGGAACAGACTCTTCTTCTTATCAAGCCAGACGGTGTCAAACGTCAGCTCACCGGCGAGGTGCTGGCCCGCGTTGAGCGTAAGGGCTACGTCATGACCGATCTGAAAATGGTCATGGCCACCGAGGAGCTCCTCAGCGAGCACTACGCCGAGCATCGGGAGAAGCCCTTCTTCCCCGACCTCGTGACCTACATGACGTCCGGCCCGATCGTCGCCGTTATCGTCGAAGGCGCCCGCGTCATCGAAGGTATTCGCTCCCTGTCCGGCTCTACCGAACCGACGCTCGCCGCACCGGGCACCATCCGTGGCGACCTGGGCCGCGACTGGGGCACCGGTCAGATCGAAAACATCGTCCACTCCTCAGACTCGCCCGAGTCGGCCGCACGCGAGATCGGTCTCTGGTTCAACTAA
- a CDS encoding DUF4233 domain-containing protein, which produces MARNPLTAPIPKGSALAQFTLTMLILEIFVVLFGGVAAIGLRLASPGVIWTVTGVGMAFCLIAAIAIRKSPNVGLVLGSIAQAVVLAMGIWMPVSLVVGITFLALWVASIYWGSKLDREREVRRVEQAQWEAEQEANAHEGTQTEAENGSNS; this is translated from the coding sequence ATGGCACGTAATCCGCTGACGGCACCGATCCCCAAAGGGTCGGCCCTCGCTCAGTTCACGCTCACGATGCTGATTCTTGAGATCTTCGTCGTACTGTTTGGCGGCGTCGCTGCCATTGGCCTGCGCCTCGCCAGCCCCGGTGTCATCTGGACCGTGACCGGCGTCGGCATGGCCTTCTGCCTGATCGCAGCCATCGCTATCAGGAAATCCCCGAACGTCGGCCTCGTGCTCGGCTCTATCGCCCAGGCCGTCGTTCTCGCGATGGGGATCTGGATGCCGGTCTCGCTCGTAGTGGGGATAACCTTCCTGGCACTGTGGGTTGCCTCGATCTACTGGGGTTCCAAGCTCGACCGCGAACGCGAGGTCCGCCGTGTCGAACAAGCACAGTGGGAAGCAGAGCAGGAAGCGAACGCCCACGAAGGAACACAAACCGAAGCGGAAAATGGCTCGAATTCCTAA
- a CDS encoding bifunctional folylpolyglutamate synthase/dihydrofolate synthase, with product MTTPNPEDREDLGLTDSKAIEAEKQAQKEYEEAVQQIAASGLLGDSDIIAEVIAEPDPTLELAQESGMEERMAEIAVELLARAPEHDVQPSTQRVVDCLDILGNPQNSYRSIHITGTNGKTSTSRMIAALLAEKGLRVGRYTSPHMHTMRERVTIDGEILSRQDWVDAWDQIRPAITLVDRASAAAGGPPMSTFEVYTVLAYAAFADAPVDVAVVEVGMGGRWDATNVIDADVAVLTTIDVDHSKFLGPTREEAAREKVGIIKDGATVISAIQHPDVLPILAEAVTSHRAHLEIEAKDLLLLDRTPGVGGQMISIQTPAATYQEIPFNLLGRHQARNGLLAIAAVEAFFGGGALDGTVLEHALMAASSPGRLEVVRNSPTVVVDGGHNPSGVEAAAGAMKETFHGPIVGVFAAMADKEVEQMLGVLEPVLDAIVVTNLSNPRALPIEDAREIAEDVFGEERVREEYDLLEAVDMAASLAESLNKEEMTAPAVLTIGSIELASRVRELFGKAARSI from the coding sequence GTGACAACACCCAATCCTGAGGACCGCGAGGACCTGGGACTGACCGACAGTAAGGCGATCGAAGCCGAAAAGCAGGCCCAGAAGGAATACGAGGAAGCGGTCCAGCAGATCGCGGCCTCGGGCCTCCTCGGCGACTCCGACATTATTGCCGAAGTCATTGCCGAGCCCGACCCGACGCTCGAGCTTGCGCAGGAGAGTGGCATGGAGGAGCGGATGGCGGAAATTGCCGTCGAGCTTCTTGCCCGTGCCCCCGAACACGACGTGCAGCCCTCGACCCAGCGGGTCGTCGACTGCCTCGACATTCTCGGTAACCCCCAAAACTCCTACCGGTCGATCCACATCACCGGAACGAACGGCAAAACCTCGACATCCCGGATGATCGCAGCCCTGCTCGCGGAGAAGGGCCTGCGGGTGGGCCGCTACACGTCGCCCCACATGCACACCATGAGGGAACGAGTGACGATCGATGGGGAGATCTTGTCTCGCCAGGACTGGGTCGATGCGTGGGACCAAATCCGGCCCGCCATCACCCTCGTTGACCGGGCCTCGGCCGCCGCAGGCGGCCCTCCCATGTCCACCTTCGAGGTGTACACGGTTCTTGCCTACGCCGCCTTCGCCGACGCACCGGTTGACGTGGCCGTTGTTGAGGTCGGCATGGGAGGCAGGTGGGATGCGACGAACGTGATCGATGCCGATGTCGCAGTACTGACGACAATTGATGTCGACCACTCGAAGTTCCTTGGCCCCACGCGCGAAGAGGCGGCACGGGAAAAGGTTGGAATCATCAAGGACGGTGCCACCGTTATCTCCGCAATCCAGCACCCCGACGTGCTACCGATCCTTGCGGAAGCCGTCACTTCCCATCGCGCACACCTGGAAATCGAAGCGAAGGACCTGCTCCTGCTGGACCGCACCCCGGGTGTCGGTGGTCAGATGATCTCCATTCAAACCCCGGCGGCCACCTACCAGGAGATCCCCTTCAACCTGCTGGGCCGCCACCAGGCCCGCAACGGCCTTCTTGCAATCGCCGCGGTTGAGGCGTTCTTCGGGGGAGGGGCCCTCGACGGCACCGTCCTCGAGCACGCCCTCATGGCGGCCTCCTCGCCGGGCCGGCTCGAGGTTGTCCGTAACTCCCCGACGGTCGTCGTGGACGGTGGGCACAACCCATCAGGCGTGGAAGCCGCAGCCGGCGCCATGAAGGAAACGTTCCACGGCCCGATCGTTGGCGTGTTTGCTGCTATGGCGGACAAGGAGGTCGAGCAGATGCTCGGAGTCCTGGAACCCGTGCTTGACGCCATCGTTGTCACCAACCTGTCGAACCCGCGTGCGCTTCCCATCGAGGATGCTCGCGAAATCGCCGAAGATGTCTTCGGGGAAGAACGGGTGCGCGAGGAATACGACCTGCTGGAAGCGGTCGACATGGCAGCATCGCTTGCCGAATCGCTCAACAAGGAAGAGATGACAGCACCTGCGGTCCTCACCATCGGCTCCATTGAGCTGGCTTCCCGGGTCAGAGAGCTGTTTGGAAAGGCGGCCAGGAGCATTTAA
- the ileS gene encoding isoleucine--tRNA ligase: MADKSLRYPLHRDGEVVASPNFPKLEENILDYWKQDGTFQASIDNRDPGENGSNEFVFYDGPPFANGLPHYGHLLTGYIKDLVGRFQTQIGRRVERRFGWDTHGLPAELEAQRLLGIETKDQIEEMGIDKFNAECRSSVLKYTKEWEEYVSRQARWVDFENDYKTLETPYVESVIWAFKKLYDKGLAYEGYRVLPYCWNDQTPLSNHELKMDDDVYKDRQDQTVTVGVRLETGELALIWTTTPWTLPSNLAIAVHPDVNYSVVAPVTGDLAGEKVILAADLVSAYEKELGEDAEVVDTIVGRDLAGRKYAPIFTYFQGRDDSVAPGPNAFQIITGDYVTTEDGTGLVHIAPAFGEDDMAVAGAVGIQTVVPVDAGGVFTSEVSDYEGMQVFEANMPIIRDLRDGTGPMAGRGNDRPVLVRQASYVHSYPHCWRCREPLIYKAVTSWFVRVTDFRDRMVELNEDITWVPEHIKHGQFGNWLAGARDWSISRNRYWGSPIPVWVSDNPEYPRTDVYGSLAELEADFGRLPMNEKGEVDLHRPYIDDLTRPNPDDPTGNSTMKRIPDVLDVWFDSGSMPFAQVHYPFENAEWFENHYPGDFIVEYIGQTRGWFYTLHVLATALFDKPSFRTSVSHGIVLGNDGQKMSKSLRNYPDVYEMFDEVGADAMRWYLMASPIVRGGNLIVTEQGLRDTVRQVLLPLWNTYYFFSLYAGTCNKGAGYEAKLVEDPTNLDVMDRYLLASTKKLAEGVRADLESYEIANATERVRQFLDLLTNWYVRTSRDRFWNEEEGAFDSLYTALETLSKVIAPLAPLVAEEVWRGLTGGRSVHLTDWPTPPAAWDNDELVEVMNEVRAVVSAAHSLRKAEKLRVRQPLRGLECVTNLDLSPFADLIAHEVNVKNVTFTNAAESGLEVNETLAVQPRELPGDLRKLTSALFKAAKSGAWHKDGENVVMELDEPVTLEPGQFTLTTVVNAKDGDVATVLDSGSFVVLDTELDEELLAEGYARDLIRQIQDTRKASDLHVADRITLTLIVPAADIAAVEANLELIKAETLALEVDLTEGELSITTEKIA; this comes from the coding sequence ATGGCTGACAAGTCCTTACGCTACCCGCTCCACCGCGATGGTGAGGTCGTGGCGTCCCCCAATTTCCCCAAGCTCGAAGAGAACATTCTCGACTACTGGAAGCAGGACGGCACATTCCAGGCTTCCATTGATAATCGTGACCCGGGGGAGAACGGCTCCAACGAGTTCGTGTTCTACGACGGTCCTCCTTTTGCGAATGGCCTGCCCCACTACGGTCACCTGCTGACCGGCTACATCAAGGACCTTGTAGGTAGGTTCCAAACCCAGATCGGTAGGCGCGTTGAACGTCGCTTCGGTTGGGACACTCACGGCCTTCCTGCCGAGCTTGAGGCACAGCGCCTCCTCGGAATCGAAACGAAGGACCAGATTGAGGAGATGGGGATTGACAAGTTCAATGCCGAATGTCGTTCCTCTGTTCTGAAGTACACGAAGGAATGGGAAGAGTACGTTTCTCGCCAGGCCCGCTGGGTCGACTTCGAAAACGATTACAAGACCCTCGAAACCCCGTACGTCGAGTCCGTGATCTGGGCTTTCAAGAAGCTGTATGACAAGGGACTCGCCTATGAGGGCTACCGCGTGCTGCCCTACTGCTGGAACGACCAGACGCCGCTGTCGAACCACGAACTGAAAATGGATGACGACGTCTACAAGGACCGTCAGGACCAGACCGTCACCGTCGGTGTTCGCCTCGAAACCGGCGAACTGGCACTGATCTGGACCACGACCCCGTGGACCCTGCCCTCAAACCTCGCGATCGCTGTCCACCCGGACGTCAACTACTCGGTTGTCGCACCCGTCACCGGCGATCTAGCCGGCGAGAAGGTTATTCTTGCTGCCGACCTCGTGTCTGCCTACGAGAAGGAACTTGGCGAGGACGCCGAGGTTGTTGACACGATCGTGGGTCGCGATCTCGCAGGCCGTAAGTACGCCCCGATCTTCACCTACTTCCAGGGACGCGACGACTCCGTTGCGCCCGGCCCGAATGCTTTCCAGATCATCACCGGTGACTACGTCACCACCGAGGATGGTACGGGCCTCGTGCACATCGCTCCCGCCTTCGGTGAGGACGACATGGCTGTAGCCGGCGCGGTTGGCATCCAGACCGTTGTCCCGGTCGACGCTGGTGGGGTGTTCACCTCCGAGGTGAGCGACTACGAGGGCATGCAGGTGTTCGAGGCGAACATGCCAATCATCCGCGACCTGCGCGACGGCACGGGTCCCATGGCCGGACGCGGTAACGACCGCCCGGTCCTGGTCCGCCAGGCCTCTTATGTGCACTCCTACCCGCACTGCTGGCGCTGCCGCGAACCCCTTATCTACAAGGCGGTTACCTCCTGGTTTGTTCGGGTTACGGACTTCCGTGACCGCATGGTCGAGTTGAACGAGGACATCACGTGGGTTCCCGAGCACATCAAGCACGGCCAGTTCGGTAACTGGCTGGCTGGCGCTCGCGACTGGTCGATTTCCCGCAACCGCTACTGGGGTAGCCCCATCCCCGTCTGGGTGTCGGACAACCCCGAGTACCCGCGCACCGACGTGTACGGGTCACTGGCTGAGCTGGAGGCGGACTTCGGTCGGTTGCCGATGAACGAGAAGGGTGAAGTGGATCTCCACCGCCCCTACATCGATGACCTGACGCGGCCGAACCCGGACGACCCGACCGGCAATTCAACCATGAAGCGTATCCCGGATGTTCTTGACGTTTGGTTCGACTCGGGTTCGATGCCGTTCGCTCAGGTCCACTACCCATTCGAGAACGCGGAATGGTTTGAGAACCACTACCCGGGTGACTTCATTGTCGAGTACATCGGTCAGACCCGCGGCTGGTTCTACACCCTTCACGTGCTCGCCACCGCACTGTTCGACAAGCCGTCCTTCCGCACCTCGGTTTCCCACGGCATTGTCCTCGGTAACGACGGTCAGAAGATGAGTAAGTCGCTCCGCAACTACCCGGACGTCTACGAAATGTTCGACGAGGTCGGCGCGGACGCGATGCGCTGGTACCTCATGGCCTCCCCAATCGTCCGTGGCGGCAACCTCATCGTCACCGAGCAGGGCCTGCGCGACACGGTCCGTCAGGTGCTCCTGCCCCTGTGGAACACGTACTACTTCTTCTCCCTCTACGCCGGCACCTGCAATAAGGGCGCGGGCTACGAAGCGAAGCTCGTCGAAGACCCCACGAACCTAGATGTCATGGACCGCTACCTGCTGGCCTCCACTAAGAAGCTTGCCGAAGGCGTCCGTGCCGACCTCGAATCCTACGAGATCGCGAACGCTACCGAGCGGGTCCGCCAGTTCCTTGACCTGCTGACCAACTGGTACGTCCGCACCTCCCGCGACCGTTTCTGGAACGAAGAGGAAGGTGCTTTCGACAGCCTCTACACGGCCCTCGAAACCCTTTCCAAGGTCATTGCCCCTCTCGCACCGCTCGTTGCGGAAGAAGTCTGGCGCGGACTCACCGGAGGCCGCTCCGTGCACCTGACCGACTGGCCGACCCCGCCCGCGGCCTGGGACAACGACGAACTCGTCGAGGTCATGAACGAAGTCCGGGCCGTGGTCTCCGCCGCCCACTCGCTCCGCAAGGCCGAGAAGCTTCGCGTGCGCCAGCCGCTGCGAGGCCTCGAATGCGTCACCAACCTGGACCTGTCGCCGTTCGCCGATTTGATCGCCCACGAGGTCAACGTCAAGAACGTGACCTTCACGAATGCGGCCGAATCCGGCCTTGAAGTGAACGAAACCCTTGCCGTGCAGCCGCGTGAGCTCCCCGGTGATCTCCGTAAGCTCACCTCGGCACTGTTCAAGGCAGCGAAGTCCGGTGCTTGGCACAAGGACGGCGAGAACGTCGTCATGGAATTGGACGAGCCCGTGACCTTGGAGCCCGGCCAGTTCACCCTGACGACGGTGGTCAACGCGAAGGATGGCGACGTGGCAACCGTGCTTGACTCCGGATCGTTCGTTGTTCTCGACACCGAACTCGATGAGGAACTGCTGGCCGAAGGCTATGCTCGCGACCTAATCCGTCAGATCCAGGACACCCGCAAGGCCAGCGACCTCCATGTCGCCGACCGCATCACACTCACCCTCATTGTCCCGGCCGCGGACATCGCTGCCGTCGAGGCAAATCTCGAGCTGATCAAGGCCGAGACGCTTGCCCTCGAGGTCGATCTCACCGAGGGTGAGCTGTCAATTACTACGGAGAAGATTGCGTGA
- a CDS encoding DMT family transporter: protein MAWTILLISAVFEAIWATALGESNGFTEPVPTIIFAVAMTISMLGLARAMKEIPLGTAYAVWTGTGAALTVAYALITGTEQASFLKILFLIGIIAAIVGLKLLPADGSGAPKASAEDSGSSSTSSSARTGVTSATNGDNLSDGEGNTPEQGMPESR, encoded by the coding sequence ATGGCGTGGACAATTCTTTTAATCTCCGCAGTTTTTGAAGCCATCTGGGCAACCGCGCTTGGAGAATCCAACGGTTTTACTGAACCGGTCCCAACAATCATTTTCGCGGTCGCGATGACGATCTCCATGCTTGGCCTTGCCCGGGCAATGAAAGAGATCCCGCTCGGCACCGCCTACGCGGTGTGGACCGGAACGGGTGCTGCCCTCACCGTGGCCTACGCACTCATCACCGGAACCGAGCAGGCAAGCTTCCTCAAGATCCTGTTCCTCATTGGCATCATCGCCGCCATCGTCGGACTCAAGCTCCTGCCGGCAGATGGTTCGGGGGCCCCCAAGGCCTCAGCGGAAGACAGTGGTTCGTCAAGTACCAGTAGTTCAGCACGTACCGGTGTCACGTCTGCTACCAACGGCGATAATTTGTCCGATGGTGAAGGCAATACTCCTGAGCAGGGCATGCCGGAGAGCCGTTAA
- a CDS encoding DMT family transporter translates to MSWLVLILSGAFEAVWAGALDASDNFKKLKPSLLFLVTAPISVIGLAWAMIDLPTGTAYAVWVGIGASLTVIYSMYRGIEKATLARVGLLVLLIGCVAGLKAVS, encoded by the coding sequence ATGTCCTGGCTTGTCCTTATCCTTTCGGGAGCTTTCGAAGCAGTCTGGGCCGGTGCCCTCGATGCTTCAGATAACTTTAAGAAGCTCAAACCCTCCCTCCTTTTTCTCGTCACGGCCCCCATCAGCGTCATCGGCCTCGCATGGGCAATGATTGACCTGCCCACGGGAACTGCCTATGCCGTGTGGGTTGGTATCGGTGCCTCGCTCACTGTTATCTATTCCATGTATCGCGGAATCGAGAAGGCGACGCTCGCACGGGTTGGTCTGCTTGTTCTGCTTATTGGCTGCGTTGCCGGACTGAAGGCGGTGAGCTGA